The Chitinophagales bacterium genome has a segment encoding these proteins:
- a CDS encoding oligosaccharide flippase family protein, with the protein MILLKGNFSKLFSVLLIAQIINFCFALILPHYFSPTEFATFGVYMSLLLIATETINLKLDVAVQLPKNDVEAKQIYLHAIAIAFLFSLIWLLVSVILSIVYNKIYVTLFIVVLAYGIYQPLFYWLNRIKNYQFINIIRLILAIVAPIAALILKYYFDFQNALIIGFIIAQLLVSIILILKFKLLKINQYNFKTLQQTLQAYKIFPMYSVPSSFINTLSKNIIIPLIQFLFGSVLAGSYTMATRVLQAPVNMYNTAMGQIYYSEAAHKDTNELKTYTKEVALIGFVLALIPTIILLIFGKSIVVFIFGEQWINAGIITQYLILWYALSIVVQPISFLLDIKKKLAVELKWNTSLLLCRVLAIAIGYYLQDFYVAIVLFVVVSILFNIYLLNYILKLSDE; encoded by the coding sequence ATGATACTATTAAAAGGCAATTTTTCTAAATTGTTTTCGGTGTTGCTTATAGCACAAATCATTAATTTTTGTTTTGCATTAATATTACCACACTATTTTTCACCAACAGAATTTGCAACATTTGGTGTGTATATGTCATTATTGCTTATTGCAACAGAAACCATAAATTTAAAATTAGATGTAGCAGTACAATTACCAAAAAATGATGTAGAAGCTAAACAAATATACTTACACGCAATAGCTATTGCATTTTTATTTAGTTTAATTTGGTTATTAGTCTCAGTTATATTATCAATAGTGTATAATAAAATATATGTTACACTATTTATTGTAGTGTTAGCATATGGAATTTATCAGCCATTATTTTATTGGCTCAACAGAATAAAAAATTATCAATTTATCAATATAATTCGACTCATTCTAGCAATTGTAGCTCCAATCGCTGCACTAATCTTAAAGTATTATTTTGATTTTCAAAACGCATTAATTATTGGTTTTATAATAGCACAACTATTAGTAAGTATAATACTTATATTAAAATTTAAGCTACTTAAAATCAACCAATACAATTTTAAAACACTACAGCAAACACTACAAGCATACAAAATATTTCCAATGTATAGTGTACCATCATCGTTTATTAATACATTGTCAAAAAATATAATTATTCCATTAATACAATTTTTATTTGGAAGTGTATTAGCAGGTTCATACACTATGGCAACAAGAGTTTTACAAGCACCAGTAAATATGTACAATACAGCAATGGGACAAATTTATTATAGTGAAGCAGCTCATAAAGATACCAACGAATTAAAGACATACACCAAAGAAGTAGCACTCATTGGTTTTGTTTTGGCATTAATTCCTACAATTATTTTATTGATATTTGGAAAAAGTATAGTTGTTTTTATATTTGGAGAACAATGGATAAATGCTGGAATAATTACACAATACTTAATTTTGTGGTACGCTTTGTCTATAGTAGTGCAACCAATAAGTTTTTTACTAGACATAAAAAAGAAATTAGCTGTTGAACTAAAATGGAATACTTCACTTTTGCTTTGTAGAGTACTCGCAATTGCTATTGGATATTATTTACAAGACTTCTATGTAGCTATTGTCTTGTTTGTAGTAGTAAGTATTCTATTCAATATTTATTTGCTAAACTATATTTTAAAACTGTCTGATGAGTAA
- a CDS encoding sulfite exporter TauE/SafE family protein has translation MITAISSGFLIGLLGSFHCVGMCGPLALALPINTTNKIKRLFATSLYNLGRLTAYASIGLLFGLIGQQLFLGALQQKISIAIGIAILLFVVIEYIFKGFNKIPLLNTFYQSIKNKLSAIYSKKDASLFNIYIIGLLNGYLPCGLVYAGVAAALATGSVINGTLLMVAFGLGTFPIMTTLIFSKQWLTLKVRNIMRKATPIVLSIMAILLILRGMNLGIPYISPQLEHTQQGTHSSCCHEE, from the coding sequence ATGATAACAGCAATAAGTTCTGGTTTTTTAATAGGTTTACTAGGTAGCTTTCATTGTGTAGGCATGTGCGGACCATTAGCTTTAGCATTGCCAATTAATACCACCAATAAAATCAAAAGACTATTTGCTACATCATTATATAATTTAGGAAGATTAACAGCTTACGCAAGTATTGGCTTGTTATTCGGATTAATAGGTCAGCAACTATTCTTAGGTGCATTACAACAAAAAATTTCTATTGCAATTGGTATAGCTATCTTATTATTTGTAGTAATAGAATATATTTTTAAAGGATTTAATAAAATACCATTACTCAACACATTTTATCAATCAATTAAAAACAAACTAAGTGCTATTTATAGTAAAAAAGATGCTTCATTATTTAATATATATATAATAGGATTATTAAATGGTTATTTGCCTTGTGGTTTAGTTTATGCAGGCGTAGCAGCAGCTTTAGCAACAGGAAGTGTTATAAATGGTACATTATTAATGGTAGCATTTGGCTTAGGTACATTTCCAATAATGACTACCTTAATTTTTTCTAAGCAATGGCTTACACTTAAAGTAAGAAATATCATGCGAAAAGCAACTCCAATAGTATTAAGTATAATGGCAATACTATTAATTTTACGAGGCATGAATTTAGGTATTCCATACATCTCACCACAACTAGAACACACACAACAAGGCACACACTCCTCTTGTTGTCATGAAGAATAG
- a CDS encoding FixH family protein: MKLNWAYVTAFIVLFFISGVIFMVVKSFSYKVELKDDNYYEKEINYQQVIDGKQNYKNLNQAIRVKDSLQFIVIDFPTKSINANTKGELRFVKNDDQSKDVTFGFNTLNTNYYTLAKDKFVKGFYDVEISWNTNDTAYFTNYSLFVQK, translated from the coding sequence ATGAAACTCAATTGGGCATATGTTACAGCATTTATAGTACTCTTTTTTATAAGCGGTGTCATCTTTATGGTAGTTAAAAGTTTTAGCTACAAAGTAGAATTAAAAGACGACAATTACTACGAAAAAGAAATCAACTATCAGCAAGTAATAGATGGAAAACAGAACTATAAAAATTTAAATCAAGCAATTAGAGTAAAAGACTCATTACAATTTATTGTGATAGACTTTCCTACAAAAAGTATCAATGCAAATACAAAAGGAGAGTTACGGTTTGTTAAAAACGACGACCAATCTAAAGATGTAACTTTTGGATTTAATACACTAAACACCAACTACTATACATTAGCTAAAGATAAATTTGTAAAAGGTTTTTATGATGTAGAGATTTCTTGGAATACCAACGATACTGCATACTTTACCAACTATAGTTTATTTGTTCAGAAATGA
- the ccoG gene encoding cytochrome c oxidase accessory protein CcoG, with translation MDIDDLLEGETYRDRVSTVAEDGSRNWVYAKKPEGKFYFYRKLVVAVYWLLFLGIPFIKINGKPFMQINIPEGKFYLFSKIFWPQDFFIFAVAMIIFILFIALFTVVYGRIFCGWVCPQTIFLEFLYRPIEWLIEGTPAKQRRLNKGAWTSNKAFKKISKHIIYFVLAFIIINVFLSYFIGYEAVFQFLAHPFQQVGLLIGVLAFSFMFYGVFAHVREIVCTTICPYGRLQGTLFDEDTMQIAYDYNRGEPRAKFKKNKERTEGDCIDCHQCVDVCPTGIDIRNGLQMECVGCTACIDACDFMMKHVNLPTGLIRYASEREIKTGTKIKFTTKAKAYTGLLVILVAVLAALIITRKDINVQIVRASGQSYTKLDNGERYSNMYNLKAINKIAETVKVDVKLVGIDGKIDVVGNEHIALKPESITNNPIIITIDDKYIKSYKTKIELDIYNNGKIIQRINTNFIGPFK, from the coding sequence ATGGATATTGATGATCTTTTAGAAGGAGAAACTTATAGAGACAGAGTTAGTACTGTTGCCGAAGATGGTAGTAGAAATTGGGTTTATGCTAAGAAACCAGAAGGTAAATTTTACTTTTACAGAAAATTAGTTGTAGCAGTTTATTGGTTATTGTTCTTAGGAATTCCGTTTATCAAAATCAATGGAAAACCTTTTATGCAAATCAATATTCCAGAAGGTAAATTCTATTTGTTCTCTAAGATATTTTGGCCACAAGATTTTTTCATTTTTGCAGTAGCCATGATAATTTTTATTTTATTCATTGCACTATTTACTGTAGTTTACGGAAGAATTTTTTGTGGTTGGGTTTGTCCTCAAACAATTTTCTTAGAATTTTTATATCGACCAATAGAATGGTTGATTGAAGGAACACCTGCTAAACAAAGAAGACTAAATAAAGGAGCGTGGACAAGTAATAAAGCGTTTAAAAAAATATCAAAACATATTATATATTTTGTATTAGCATTTATAATTATCAATGTATTTTTAAGTTATTTTATTGGATACGAAGCAGTGTTTCAGTTCTTAGCTCATCCTTTTCAACAAGTAGGTTTATTAATTGGAGTGCTTGCTTTTTCATTCATGTTTTATGGTGTTTTTGCTCATGTAAGAGAAATTGTGTGTACTACCATTTGTCCGTATGGTAGATTGCAAGGCACACTTTTCGATGAAGATACTATGCAAATTGCCTACGATTATAATAGAGGAGAACCAAGAGCTAAATTCAAAAAAAATAAGGAAAGAACCGAAGGCGATTGTATAGACTGTCATCAATGTGTAGATGTTTGTCCTACAGGAATTGATATTAGAAATGGCTTGCAAATGGAATGTGTTGGTTGTACTGCATGTATTGATGCTTGCGATTTTATGATGAAACATGTTAACTTACCAACAGGACTTATTCGCTACGCTTCTGAAAGAGAAATTAAAACAGGTACTAAAATTAAATTTACTACCAAAGCCAAAGCATATACAGGTTTATTGGTGATTTTAGTAGCAGTATTAGCAGCTTTAATCATTACAAGAAAAGACATTAATGTACAAATAGTCAGAGCATCTGGTCAAAGTTATACTAAATTAGATAATGGAGAAAGATATTCTAATATGTATAATTTAAAAGCCATCAACAAGATAGCAGAAACCGTAAAAGTAGATGTGAAATTAGTAGGCATCGATGGAAAAATTGATGTTGTAGGCAACGAACATATTGCACTAAAACCAGAGTCTATTACCAATAATCCAATCATAATAACTATAGATGATAAATATATAAAATCCTATAAAACAAAAATAGAATTAGATATTTACAACAATGGAAAGATTATTCAGCGAATAAATACTAACTTTATCGGACCATTTAAATAG
- a CDS encoding c-type cytochrome codes for MKYFINKFKATFAFLSLVLLSTSSVFAQATETTSTDTTGTGFNIPLNYVLLAVALVLAFLILILVNTTKNAIDLFKSNNPDSMNKKILSFLAVAMLSIPLLQAQDAATSTAQTLDLSKAFTFILILLILIEVGFILYLVKSIEFLSGIKAVKESSKEQSLWEKINSFQDLSEEDNLDVGHEYDGIRELDNITPPWFAFGFVASMIIGVIYIYQFNVSHRIPSQYVELENAELKAKTEQDAFMANSTSAVDEKNVKMLDDAGIAKGAAIFKTNCQICHGANGEGISGPNLTDDYWLHGGSLNDIFHTIKYGVLEKGMTPWESMLSPAEINEVASYVKSLKGTNPANAKEKQGELYQEAGDASASTATTDSTTVEG; via the coding sequence ATGAAATATTTTATAAATAAATTCAAAGCTACTTTTGCATTTTTATCTTTGGTTTTGCTAAGTACAAGTAGTGTATTCGCACAAGCTACAGAAACAACAAGTACAGATACAACAGGAACTGGTTTTAATATTCCACTCAATTATGTGTTATTGGCAGTTGCATTAGTACTTGCCTTTCTCATTTTAATACTAGTAAACACAACTAAAAATGCAATCGATTTATTTAAAAGCAATAATCCAGATAGTATGAATAAAAAAATACTATCGTTTTTAGCTGTTGCAATGTTAAGCATACCTTTATTACAAGCACAAGATGCTGCTACTTCAACAGCACAAACTTTAGATTTAAGCAAAGCATTTACTTTTATACTTATTTTATTAATTTTGATAGAAGTGGGATTTATTCTTTATTTAGTTAAGAGTATTGAGTTTTTATCTGGAATAAAAGCAGTTAAAGAAAGTAGTAAAGAACAATCACTTTGGGAAAAAATTAATAGTTTCCAAGATTTAAGTGAAGAAGATAATTTAGATGTAGGACACGAATATGATGGCATTAGAGAATTAGATAACATTACACCACCTTGGTTTGCCTTTGGTTTTGTTGCGTCTATGATTATTGGAGTAATTTATATTTATCAATTTAATGTATCTCATAGAATTCCATCTCAATATGTAGAATTAGAAAACGCTGAACTAAAAGCTAAAACAGAGCAAGACGCTTTTATGGCAAACTCTACTTCTGCTGTTGATGAAAAGAATGTAAAAATGTTAGATGATGCAGGAATTGCAAAAGGTGCAGCAATCTTTAAAACCAATTGTCAAATATGTCATGGTGCAAACGGAGAAGGTATTTCTGGACCAAATTTAACAGACGACTACTGGCTACATGGTGGAAGCTTGAATGATATTTTTCATACCATTAAATATGGTGTGCTAGAAAAAGGGATGACTCCTTGGGAAAGTATGCTATCACCAGCAGAAATTAATGAAGTAGCAAGTTATGTGAAATCATTAAAAGGTACTAATCCTGCAAATGCTAAAGAGAAACAAGGTGAGTTGTATCAAGAAGCAGGCGATGCTAGTGCAAGTACAGCTACTACAGATTCTACAACAGTAGAAGGTTAA
- a CDS encoding CcoQ/FixQ family Cbb3-type cytochrome c oxidase assembly chaperone, which translates to MKFINYLESITGVGVYPLLSLIIFFTVFVVMLVIVFKADSGFIRYMGNIPLDDDTIVNSNNNQ; encoded by the coding sequence ATGAAATTCATAAATTATTTAGAGTCAATTACAGGTGTAGGAGTTTATCCACTACTATCATTAATTATATTTTTTACAGTGTTTGTTGTAATGTTAGTAATTGTATTTAAAGCAGATAGTGGCTTTATAAGATATATGGGAAATATTCCTTTAGATGATGATACTATTGTTAATTCAAATAATAACCAATAA